From a single Drosophila sulfurigaster albostrigata strain 15112-1811.04 chromosome 3, ASM2355843v2, whole genome shotgun sequence genomic region:
- the LOC133843080 gene encoding DNA-directed RNA polymerase III subunit RPC5, which yields MDDTDDPIVEEIPVFLSKHLQDQLYLFQYPTKTEIANHDDAVVVNCCVKPFTQEVKVDFGLNLESKHYDRFKGEQFAVAADGKNTYGAVPAKGAERPTYKRGIMDKQAFTSSRSLTDISKYVVGIYTEDKEVHLSPLASIVQLRPSLTHFDKEDKRRKAEQKAQNDETDDEEVAQQVTVKFARGTGAGAAAAKKTKEQRGTYDNFVQRIVEEPWCETYWHARNTPTAELERQKMFCTNHQSNQSLALPSREYLNKLLPHDEHVQQVDANSVLPVYNKAMLKTMPLLEQLRVLLKDAKLLSFADVLHILTEHIDPHVNADKVLALLPQVGILLHGNWAPKSEVVYPEKMLSHANGVTAEQMIRARDYILFRFSRTSFLYRNQVMTATQLPPAETLDVLKTVARVTATKRWELLLPPDKEFEQKHVELVQRQELHWRATEQMYSEMDWAKETKRVRKRSTRKSESQPSTSATTTTMPPPAMHLSATET from the exons ATGGACGACACCGACGATCCCATTGTGGAGGAGATACCAGTATTTCTATCCAAGCATCTGCAGGACCAGCTCTACTTGTTCCAGTACCCCACCAAAACCGAAATTGCCAACCACGACGATGCTGTCGTCGTCAACTGCTGTGTGAAACCTTTCACGCAGGAAGTCAAAGTGGATTTCGGTCTCAATCTCGAGTCTAAGCACTACGATCGCTTCAAAGGCGAACAATTCGCAGTGGCTGCCGATGGCAAGAACACTTATGGTGCTGTGCCCGCCAAGGGAGCCGAGAGACCCACATACAAGCGTGGCATTATGGATAAGCAGGCGTTTACAAGCTCACGTTCTCTCACTGACATCTCGAAATATGTGGTGGGCATCTATACGGAGGATAAGGAGGTGCATCTGTCGCCACTGGCCAGCATTGTGCAATTGAGGCCTTCGCTCACCCACTTCGACAAGGAGGACAAGCGTCGCAAGGCGGAGCAAAAGGCACAAAACGATGAGACGGATGATGAGGAGGTTGCCCAGCAGGTGACGGTGAAGTTTGCACGTGGCACCGGCGCTGGCGCCGCTGCTGCCAAGAAAACAAAGGAACAGCGAGGCACCTACGATAACTTTGTGCAACGCATTGTTGAGGAACCGTGGTGCGAAACCTATTGGCATGCAAGGAATACGCCGACAGCGGAGCTGGAACGTCAGAAAATGTTCTGCACAAATCATCAGTCGAATCAATCGTTGGCGTTGCCATCCCGCGAGTATCTGAACAAGCTGCTGCCACACGATGAGCACGTGCAACAGGTTGACGCAAACAGCGTGTTGCCAGTTTATAACAAGGCCATGTTGAAGACGATGCCGCTGCTGGAACAGCTGCGTGTGCTGCTCAAGGATGCCAAGCTTCTCTCGTTTGCCGATGTCCTCCACATTCTGACTGAGCACATCGATCCGCATGTGAATGCGGACAAAGTGCTGGCCCTATTACCTCAAGTTGGCATCTTGTTGCATGGCAACTGGGCGCCCAAGTCGGAGGTCGTTTATCCCGAGAAGATGTTGTCGCATGCAAATGGTGTGACAGCGGAGCAAATGATTCGAGCCAGGGATTACATA CTCTTTAGATTCTCACGCACCTCGTTCCTGTATCGCAACCAAGTCATGACTGCCACTCAATTGCCACCCGCCGAAACTCTGGATGTTCTGAAGACTGTGGCACGCGTAACCGCTACGAAACGTTGGGAGCTGCTCCTGCCCCCAGATAAGGAGTTTGAGCAGAAGCATGTGGAGCTAGTGCAGCGTCAGGAGCTGCATTGGCGTGCTACCGAGCAGATGTACAGTGAAATGGATTGGGCCAAGGAAACGAAACGTGTGCGCAAGCGTTCCACGCGTAAAAGTGAATCGCAGCCATCAACttcagcaacgacaacgacgatgcCGCCTCCTGCGATGCATTTGTCCGCAACTGAAACGTAG
- the LOC133843079 gene encoding unc-112-related protein — protein MIHVGENTWNLRILITDLQVEKTLRVRGDQHIGGVMLQLVDPEMPKDWSDHALWWPARNIWLTRTRSTLDQAGVQSDSFLYFTPMHKTLRVQLPDLRTLDYRVNFSAKTFGAVVNLCKDLDIRYPEELSLCKPVEQEHLKKNFSKLPSKLIPVAEANGIAYLQPAADTNSFVPITTAYNGSNGSLDRSQGLNGNNFLCAPASPYGTTPRRAATAPGTPISSPTGTWKHNNSSSNNGLASGGYAAYDSGSSYGDFQENLAVSPRSPSPDVRARLVRPKTLVQKARLNVGWLDSSLSIMEQGVREYDTLCLRFKYYTFFDLNPKYDQVRINQLYEQAKWSILNEELDCTEEETLMFAALQFQVNHQTDKQPAGFNASQDLSGAQTNGGDDDIDSALNELQITLEGPGGGGDAGNITRIPELSDYLRFQKSHLFTLKSSKRYFFTYRDLHLHLYKSQEESRRGAPSISINLRGCEVTPDVHLAQGKFGIRLEVPPEGRNGPNSEFWVRFDNEEQYAKWMAACRLAAKGRSLADSSYDSEVSSIRSLLQMQKPAQAAPLNINPRTVDAVDYLSPKMLRKLSSKAVQRILEAHANVRQLQLMDAKLKYIQAWQSLPDFGVTLFVIKFDGHKKEELLGVAHNRIMRMDLNTGDHIKTWRYNTMKAWNVNWGIKCMMIQFHDENVVFSCLSADCKVVHEFIGGYIFMSMRSKENNQTLNEEMFHKLTGGWS, from the coding sequence ATGATTCATGTGGGCGAAAACACCTGGAACCTGCGCATTCTGATCACAGATCTGCAGGTGGAGAAGACGCTGCGGGTGCGCGGCGATCAGCACATTGGCGGCGTCATGCTGCAACTTGTGGATCCCGAGATGCCCAAGGATTGGTCCGATCACGCTCTGTGGTGGCCAGCCAGGAATATTTGGCTAACACGCACACGCTCCACCTTGGATCAGGCGGGCGTTCAATCGGATTCTTTTCTCTACTTTACGCCCATGCACAAGACGCTGCGTGTTCAGCTGCCGGATTTGCGAACGCTCGACTATCGCGTCAACTTCTCCGCGAAAACATTTGGCGCCGTCGTGAATCTGTGCAAAGATCTGGACATACGTTACCCTGAGGAGTTGTCGCTCTGCAAACCCGTCGAACAGGAGCACCTCAAGAAGAACTTCTCCAAGCTGCCCTCGAAGCTGATTCCCGTCGCCGAGGCCAATGGCATCGCCTACTTGCAGCCAGCAGCGGACACCAACAGCTTTGTGCCCATCACGACCGCCTACAATGGCAGCAACGGCAGTCTGGATCGCTCCCAGGGACTAAATGGCAATAATTTCCTGTGCGCTCCCGCCTCGCCGTACGGCACAACGCCAAGGCGAGCGGCCACAGCGCCTGGCACGCCCATCAGCTCGCCCACCGGCACCTggaagcacaacaacagcagcagcaacaacggatTAGCATCTGGTGGCTATGCTGCCTACGATTCTGGCTCCAGTTACGGCGACTTTCAGGAGAATCTGGCGGTGTCGCCACGCTCTCCGAGTCCCGATGTCCGGGCTCGCCTTGTGCGGCCCAAGACGCTGGTGCAGAAGGCACGTTTAAATGTCGGTTGGCTGGACTCTTCGCTGTCGATCATGGAGCAGGGAGTGCGCGAGTATGATACGCTGTGTTTGCGCTTCAAGTACTACACGTTCTTCGATCTGAATCCCAAGTACGATCAGGTGCGCATCAATCAGCTGTACGAGCAGGCCAAATGGTCCATCCTCAACGAGGAGTTGGACTGCACCGAGGAGGAGACTCTGATGTTCGCTGCGTTGCAGTTCCAGGTGAATCATCAGACGGACAAGCAGCCAGCGGGCTTCAATGCCAGCCAGGATTTGTCTGGCGCACAAACAAATGGCGGTGACGATGACATTGACTCGGCGCTGAATGAGCTGCAGATTACCCTAGAGGGTCCCGGAGGTGGAGGCGATGCTGGCAACATAACACGCATACCCGAGTTGTCCGATTATTTGCGCTTCCAGAAGTCACATCTCTTCACGCTCAAGTCGTCCAAACGCTACTTCTTCACCTATCGcgatctgcatctgcatctgtacAAATCGCAGGAGGAATCCCGACGTGGCGCgcccagcatcagcatcaatcTGCGCGGCTGCGAAGTGACGCCCGATGTGCACTTGGCACAGGGCAAGTTCGGCATACGACTCGAGGTGCCGCCCGAGGGACGCAATGGGCCGAATAGCGAGTTCTGGGTGCGTTTCGACAACGAGGAGCAATACGCCAAATGGATGGCCGCTTGCCGATTGGCGGCCAAGGGACGTTCGCTGGCCGACAGCAGCTACGACAGCGAAGTGAGCAGCATACGTTCGCTGCTGCAGATGCAGAAACCGGCGCAGGCAGCGCCACTTAACATAAATCCACGCACCGTGGATGCTGTGGATTATCTGTCACCCAAGATGCTGCGCAAACTGTCGAGCAAGGCGGTGCAAAGGATTCTGGAGGCGCATGCGAATGTCCgtcagctgcagctgatggATGCCAAGTTGAAGTACATTCAGGCCTGGCAATCGCTGCCCGACTTTGGGGTCACACTGTTCGTCATCAAATTCGATGGCCACAAGAAGGAGGAGCTGTTGGGTGTGGCGCACAATCGGATCATGCGCATGGATCTGAATACGGGAGATCACATCAAGACGTGGCGTTACAACACGATGAAGGCATGGAACGTTAACTGGGGCATCAAGTGCATGATGATTCAATTCCACGATGAGAACGTCGTCTTCTCTTGCCTCTCCGCCGACTGCAAGGTGGTGCATGAGTTCATCGGCGGCTACATTTTCATGTCGATGCGCTCCAAGGAGAACAATCAGACGCTTAACGAGGAGATGTTCCACAAATTGACGGGCGGCTGGTCGTAA